A stretch of bacterium DNA encodes these proteins:
- the cimA gene encoding citramalate synthase, with amino-acid sequence MKERIVFYDTTLRDGAQSEEISYTIEDKVKIARKLDEFGMDYIEGGWPFSNPKDTEFFEVMRNVKLSHSRLTAFGSTCRANVEPKDDPNLNGLINCGTPTLTIFGKSWDMHVIRALQVELEENIRMIAESVAYLKQHADEVIYDAEHFFDGFAANPEYAKKTLAAAINAGADVVVLCDTNGGSLPHIITQIVRVVRQEFPNIKLGIHSHNDAECGVANAIVAVQDGCTHIQGTINGFGERCGNANLTSVIPALALKQGYDCLLPNSLKHLTALSNYIDELANVTPFTRQAYVGRSAFAHKGGVHADAVAKYSHTYEHIRPEQVGNKRRILISELSGGSAIVDKAHEMNFDLTKESPSTRRLIKQVASLENEGYSFEGAEGSFEILVQKALGTYQKLFEVRSFRIIVERREDFSEPITEATLKLAVDGEEIHCVAEGDGPIHALDSALRKALIPFFPELENIRLTDFRVRVVNLREGTAAKVRTIIELDDGQSSWNCVGVSTNLIEASWHALTEAVECGLLRISKYRPNQ; translated from the coding sequence ATGAAAGAAAGAATTGTTTTCTACGACACAACATTAAGGGATGGCGCGCAGAGCGAAGAGATTAGCTACACTATCGAAGACAAAGTTAAGATCGCTCGTAAGCTCGATGAGTTCGGAATGGACTATATCGAAGGCGGCTGGCCGTTCTCTAACCCAAAGGATACGGAATTCTTCGAGGTTATGCGGAACGTCAAGCTTTCTCATTCTCGTCTGACCGCGTTCGGCAGCACATGCCGCGCAAATGTGGAGCCTAAAGACGACCCAAATTTAAACGGCTTGATAAATTGCGGAACACCCACCCTTACAATCTTTGGAAAATCCTGGGATATGCACGTCATTCGCGCTCTTCAGGTCGAGCTGGAAGAGAATATCAGGATGATTGCCGAGTCCGTTGCTTATCTCAAACAGCATGCTGATGAAGTAATTTATGATGCAGAGCATTTTTTCGATGGCTTTGCTGCCAATCCTGAGTATGCAAAGAAAACTCTTGCCGCTGCAATAAACGCAGGAGCGGATGTTGTTGTCTTATGCGATACGAATGGCGGCTCCCTGCCTCATATAATCACCCAAATAGTTAGAGTGGTTCGGCAAGAATTTCCGAATATTAAACTGGGAATTCATTCTCACAACGATGCCGAGTGCGGAGTTGCGAATGCAATTGTCGCAGTCCAGGACGGTTGCACCCATATCCAGGGAACTATCAATGGCTTTGGCGAACGGTGCGGCAATGCAAACTTAACCTCTGTTATCCCTGCTCTCGCCCTCAAGCAAGGCTATGATTGCCTCTTACCAAATTCGCTAAAACACCTCACAGCGCTATCAAACTATATCGATGAATTAGCCAATGTAACCCCCTTTACACGACAAGCCTATGTTGGACGCAGCGCCTTTGCTCATAAAGGCGGAGTTCATGCAGATGCGGTGGCAAAATATTCTCACACCTACGAACATATCAGACCGGAACAAGTCGGAAACAAAAGACGAATATTGATCAGTGAACTATCAGGCGGCTCTGCTATCGTTGATAAAGCCCATGAGATGAACTTCGATTTAACCAAAGAATCACCTAGCACTCGCCGACTTATCAAGCAGGTAGCGTCTCTTGAAAATGAAGGCTATTCATTCGAAGGCGCAGAAGGTTCATTCGAAATTTTGGTGCAAAAAGCGCTTGGAACCTATCAAAAGCTCTTTGAAGTAAGAAGTTTTCGAATTATTGTCGAGCGCAGAGAAGACTTTTCTGAACCTATTACCGAAGCGACGTTAAAGCTAGCGGTGGATGGAGAAGAAATTCACTGTGTGGCAGAAGGTGACGGCCCTATCCACGCGCTTGATAGCGCATTAAGAAAAGCGCTCATCCCTTTCTTCCCAGAGTTAGAAAATATTCGTTTGACTGACTTCCGTGTCCGCGTTGTGAACCTAAGAGAAGGTACCGCAGCTAAGGTTCGAACGATAATCGAGCTAGACGACGGCCAATCCAGTTGGAACTGTGTTGGGGTAAGCACGAACCTTATAGAAGCGAGCTGGCATGCTCTTACAGAAGCAGTTGAATGCGGGCTTTTGCGTATATCGAAGTATCGTCCAAACCAGTAA